The Microbacterium luteum nucleotide sequence TCGACGGATTCGCCCTCGCCGAGGTGGACCTCGAGCTGCGGGGCGAGGGAGATGTGCTCGGTGACGCGCAGTCGGGGGCGCGCACATCGCTGCGACTGCTCCGGGTCGTCACCGACGCCGACATGATCGCCCACGCGCGCGCCGCGGCCGAGGAGGTGCTCGCCGCCGATCCGGCCCTGGAAGGACACCCCGCGCTGGAGGCGGCCCTCGCGCGGAGGGTGGGGATGGCGGAACGAGCAGCCCTCGCCAAGAACTGAGCACGGCCGCGCCGCTAGGCTGGCTGCATGAGCAGCCGTGTCGCCGTGGTCCCGGGATCCTTCGACCCGCCGACCCTGGGCCACCTCGACGTCATCCGTCGCGCCGCGGGTCTGTACGACCGGCTGCACGTACTGGTCGTGCACAATCCGGACAAGGAGGCGATGCTTCCGATCGCGCAGCGCCTGTCGCTGCTGGAGGAATCCATCGCCGAGGGCGACGTCGACGGCGACGTCGTCGTTGCGGCCTGGAGCGTCGGTCTGCTCGTCGACTACGCGGTGGAGGTCGGAGCGGGCGTGCTCGTGAAGGGCATCCGCTCACAGGTGGACGTCGCATACGAGACCCCCATGGCCATCGTGAACCGGCACCTCGCCGAGATCGAGACGGTGTTCCTGCTGCCCGACCCCGCCCACGCCATGGTGTCGAGCTCCCTGGTCCGGCAGGTGTCGGCTCTCGGCGGCGACGTGTCGCCGTTCGTGCCTGCGCCGGTTGCGCGCTTCCTCGACACGGGGGCCCGCGGGATCTGACGGGATGCTCCGACCGGCCCGCCTCCCGCTTCGCACGGGTAGCATTGTCGACCGTGGTCAAGCACAGTCAGGGACCGTTCGTCCTCCCCGTCCGCGACATCACCCACCGCCCGGGTGAGATGCGCGAGTTCGAGATCGAGGTGACTGCTCCCGAGAAGTGGGGCGAGGGCCTCGTCTCGGTTCCGCAGGGTGAGCCGATCACCGTCGACGTGCGTCTGGAGTCGGTTCACGAGGGCATTCTCGTCTCCGCGGACATCGACACCGACTACCGAGGCGTCTGCGGTCGGTGCCTCACCGATGTGTCGGAACCGGTCGAAGTCGAGTTTCAGGAGCTTTTCGCGTATCCTGGATCGGAACAAACTGACTTCGAGGTTCACGACGACCACGTGGATCTTGAACCTCCGGTCAGGGAAGCGATCGTCTTGTCGCTTCCGTTCCAGCCGGTGTGTCAGCCGGACTGTCCCGGGCTCGACCCCGTGACGGGCGAGAGGCTGACGGGGCGCACGGTTCAGGAGCAGCCCGCTCCGATCGATCCGCGCTGGGCCGCGCTGCAGGACTACACCACAGACCACGACGACACCTCGCGCCCGTGAGGGCGGGCAGGTCGCCGAGAACACAGAAGAGAGTCAGCCATGGCAGGTAACCCCCCGAAGCGGAAGGTCTCCCGTTCCAACACGCGCTCACGCCGCGCGCAGTGGAAGGCCGAGGCCCCCACGCTCGTCAAGACCGTCGAGAACGGCAAGACCGTCTACAGCCGTCCGCACCAGGCGAAGGTCGTCACCGACTCGCAGGGCACGGAGCTGTTCCTGGAGTACAAGGGCCGCAAGGTCGCCGACGTCTGATCGGCCGTCGCGGCTGATCATGGCGCAGCGTGGCACGCGGGCGACGGCGTCCGACGCGTCCCTTCTCGACAAGCTCGGGGTCGATATCGACCCCGAGCTTCTGTCGCTTGCGCTCACGCACCGTTCGTGGGCGTATGAGAACGGCCAAGGACCGCACAACGAACGTCTCGAGTTCCTCGGCGACAGTGTGCTCGGCCAAGCCGTCACCGTGCGGCTGTACACCCGGCATCCTGAGCTCGACGAGGGCTCGCTGGCCAAGCGTCGTGCGAGCGTGGTGTCCACCGTCGCGCTGGCCGAGGTCGCGCGCGGCATCCGGCTCGGAGAGCATTTGCGTCTTGGGGTCGGCGAAGACCGCACGGGCGGGCGGGACAAGGACTCGATCCTCGCCGACACCATGGAGGCCGTGATCGGCGCGACCTATCTGTCGACGGGTCCGGACGCGGCGACCTCCCTCGTCCTGCGGCTTGTCGAGCCGCTGCTCGCGGATCCCGAGCGCTACGGCGTCGCGATGGATCCCAAGACGGGACTCCAGGAGCTCGCCGCGAGGCTCGAGCGTCCGGCGCCGGTCTACGAGGTCGATTCCACCGGTCCCGACCACGACCGGGTGTTCACCGCCACGGTCGCCGTCGGCGATCACTCCTCGGTCGGCGTCGGGACCAGCAAGAAGCAGGCCGAGATGGCCGCGGCGCTCACCGCGTGGCACGAACTCAGCGCGCGTGCCTGAGCTGCCCGAGGTCGAGGTCGTCCGTGCGGGCCTCGCCCCCGCCGTCAGCGGCGCCCGGGTGACCGCCGTGACGGTGCTCGATGACCGGGCACTCACACGGCACCCCGGCACCGCGGCCGACTTCGAGGCGCGACTGACGGGGCGGACGATGCAGGCGGCCGCGCGCCGCGGCAAGTTCCTGTGGCTCCCGCTCCTGCCGGAAGCGCCGGAGGAATCGGTCGGCGTCGTGGCGCACCTCGGCATGAGCGGTCAGCTGCTCCTTCGTCCCGCCGGTTCGCCCCCCGAGCGTCACGAACGCATTCGCCTCGACGTGCAGCACCCCGAGCACGGCGAGCTCGCCGTCGTGTTCGCCGATCAGCGCACCTTCGGCTCGCTCGCCTGGGACGCCCTCGTGCCGACACCGGACGCCGCGGCCGGGGGCGCCGGCTGGCCGGCCGCGACCGTTCCGACGCAGGTCGTTCACATCGCCCGCGACCCCCTCGACCCCGCGTTCGCCGAGGCGGACTTCCGGAAGGCGCTGGGTCGCAAGGGCTCCGCGATCAAGCGCGTGCTGCTGGATCAGACCGTCGTGAGCGGCATCGGGAACATCTATGCCGACGAGTCCCTGTGGGCTGCTCGCATCCATCCCGAGACGCCGGCGTCCGCGTTGGCCACTCGAGCCGTGCGGCGCCTGCTCTCCGAGGTTCGCGCGGTGCTGCACAAGGCCCTCGCCGAGGGTGGGACGAGTTTCGACGCGCAGTACGTCAACGTCAACGGGCAGGCGGGCTACTTCGCCCATTCGCTGAACGTCTACGGGCGCACCGGGCAGGCCTGTCCGCGCTGCGGGCATCCGGTCGTGCGGGTGTCGTTCACCAACCGCAGCAGCCACTTCTGCGCCCGGTGCCAGAAGCGCGCATCTTGAGGTTCACGTCAGCGTCTTCTTCCAGGCGCCGTCGTACAGGACGGGGACGAATCCGAGTGCCTCGTTGATGTCGAGCATCGGCCGGTTCTCCTCGGCGTTGTAGGTGAGCACGCGCGGGGAGTCCGGCGCGATCTCGCGCCACCGCAGCAGTCCGGCGCACTTGACCAGCATGCCCAGGCGGTGCCCGCGATGCGCCGCGAGCACGAGCGTGTCCTCCTGGAACGTGACCGAACCGGGAGCGGAGCCGCGCACGAGCTCGTTGAACGCGCACAGCTCACCGGTGGCGATGTGCTCTGCGGCGGTCACCAGCACGCGGTGGCCGCCGTCGAGCCACAGGGCGTCGTGCCGTTCCACGCGGGCGGCATCCCAGGCCTCTTCGTCGAAGGTCAGCGCGGCGGCGGGAACATCCGTCGACATCCGCGACTTCATCCAGGCGTACCCGGCGACGCGTTCCGCGGGAGTGGGCAGCATCCACGGCACGACCCGGTAGCCGGAGGCCGCCGCCCGGGCAGCGGTGAGCAGGCTCTGCACCCGATCCGGTGCGGCGGTGAGGTCGAAGGCGCTGCATCGCTCGATCTGCTCGAGGGTGTAGCCGTGCCGTCGATAGAAGCGCGCGGCGTGATCGAGGGGGATGCTGCCGAACCCCGTCGGCGGTGCAAGACGTTCGCCCGGAGCGTCGGGGTGGTCCGCCCATGATTGCAGCACCGTGCGACCGTGTTCGCGCGCCGTGCTCTCGACGAGACGGTGAGCGGCCGAGCCGATGCCTCGCCCCCACGACGCCCGGATGAGTTCGATGGTCCAGAAGGCCACCGTCGACCCGGCTTCGAGAGGGATGTCCACGCCGACCCGGCCGATCGCGCGTCCGTCGTCGTCGGTCACGAGCCACAGGTGCCGGATCTCATACGCGTCCGGGCGGTAGTGCGGCAACAGCTCCGCAACGGTGCGGGTGTGGTCGTCGGTCCCGGACACCTCCCGGGAGACGGTGTTGCGTGCCGCCACGGTGGCGACGAAGTCCGCCGCGTCGGGATCCGCCGGTGATCGGGGGATCCCGACGCGGCGGAACGAGCCGCCATGGAAGGGGACGACCTCGGGGGTCGTGTCGGACATGATCGCTTCTTCCATCGGGTGGTCACAGGCGTGGAACGCGCAGCAGGTAGACGCGTTCGGCCCGTCTCTCGCGTTCGGCGCGTTCGCGGCGTGCGGCGTCGCGTCGAGACAGCTGTGCAGGGTCATCGGCGACGTCGAGGCGCCGAGCGCTCCGGAGGAGCAGCCACAGGCCGAGACGCAGTTCGAGGCGATCGACGGCGGACAGGCGGTGATCGCTCACCGCGGCGGACAGGGTTTCCCGCTCGTGCGAAGTCACGAAGGGTGCGAGTGTGTTCACGGAAGTGCACTTTCGAGTGAGGACGCGCGAGTGGCGCAGAATCATCGAGCGGCGGGGAGCCTCGCAATCGGGGTGAAGCGAGGTCGAGCCGGGGGTGCCGAAGCGGCGCGCACGGACGGCGCGGGGTGCGGGTGAGGCGGCGGTCAGGCGACGACGCGCGTGACGACGTCGCGGAATCCGGCCACCGGAGCGAGACCACGGTGCGGGGAGCGGATCCCGGTACGGGTGATCGGCGCGAAAGGCGCAAGCATCTGAATCATCGGTGACCTCCTTTCCGGCTGAGACGCGATCTGGACACTAGCGCGGCGGATCCAAGACGTCAAGGGTCTTTTCGGTTTCGGTGGACGACGGGCGTGTCGGATGCGATCGATGACCGTCTGTCGCGCCGACGTCGCGGCGTGTCTCGGGTAGCGTGTATCGGTGATCCAGACAGGCCGGAGGACGCATCCATGCACCTGAAGAGCGTGACGCTCAAAGGGTTCAAGTCGTTCGCCCAGCCGACGACCTTCGAACTCGAGACAGGGGTCACGTGCATCGTCGGGCCGAACGGATCCGGCAAGTCCAATGTCGTCGACGCGCTCGCGTGGGTGATGGGGGAGCAGGGTGCGAAGACGCTGCGCGGCGGCAAGATGGAGGATGTCATCTTCGCCGGAACGGCCACGCGCGGTCCGCTCGGACGTGCCGAGGTGCAGCTGACCATCGACAACGGCGACGGTGCCCTGCCGATCGAGTACGCCGAGGTGAGCATCCGCCGCACCCTGTTCCGCAACGGATCGAGTGAGTACGCGATCAACGGCGAGTCGTGTCGGCTCCTCGACGTGCAGGAGCTGCTGAGCGATTCGGGGCTCGGTCGCGAGATGCACGTCATCGTCGGTCAGGGCCGGCTCGACGCCGTGCTGCAGGCCTCTCCCGAAGACCGCCGCGGCTTCATCGAAGAAGCAGCAGGCATCCTCAAGCACCGGCGCCGCAAAGAGAAGACGCTGCGCAAGCTCGAGGCGATGGAGGCGAACCTCACGCGCCTCAGCGACCTGGCCGGCGAGCTGCGCCGACAGCTCAAGCCGCTCGGCCGGCAGGCCGAGGTCGCCAGAGAGGCGCAATCGATCGCCGCGATCGTGCGCGACGCGAAGGCGCGGCTGCTCGCCGACGACCTCGTCGCCCTGCGAACCGAGCTCGACGCGTTCGCCCGCACCGAGCAGGAGCGGCACACCGAGCGCGGAGCACTGCAGGAGCAGCTCGACGTCGTGCGGGGCCGCATCGCGCATCTCGAAGCCGAACAGCGTTCGGAAGCCGTCGACGAGGCGCGGCGCGTCGCCCACGGCCTAGAGCGTGTTCAGGAGCGCCTCCGGTCGCTCTACGCCCTCGCCGGGCAGCGCCTGTCGCTGCTGGCGGAACCGGAGCAGAGCGACATCGTCGAGGGCGCGACGGTGACCCAGGCGGCGATCGACGAGGCTCGAGCCGAGATCGACGACATCGCCGCGGGCCTCGGCGACGCGCAGGACGCCGCCGAATCGGCGGGGCGCGACGTCATCCGTGCCCGCGCCGAGCTCGACGCTCTCGATGTCGACATCGCCGAGCAGAGCTCACTCGTCTCGGCGCACGACATGAAGATCACCGCGATGCGCGGAACGGCCGAAGCAGCGGATTCCGCCCTGACAGCGGTGCGCACTGCGGTCGACCGCCAGCAGAAAGCGCTCGATGCGGCACTGACCCGACGTGCCGAGGCCGAGGCGGAACTCGACGAGATCGACGTCGGCTCGGCGCCGCAGAGCGCCGTCGACGAGAACACCGCCGCCTACGAGCGCGCTCAGCGCACCGCCGGCGACCTCGAGACCGAGGTCTCGGAGCTGCGCGACAGACTGCACGCCGCCGAGCGCGAGGGCGAGGCCCTCAGCGCGCAGACCGCGGCCCTCTCCCGTGCGCTCGACGTGCGCAATGCGGCGTCGGAGCTCCTCGCCGAAGGCGCTGCCGGGCTTGTCGGCCTCGTGGGGGACGCGGTGCAGGTGACGCCGGGATACGAGGCCGCGATCGCCGCCGTGCTCGGCCCCCTCGCCGAGGGTGTTCTCGCCCAGGACCGCGGCGCCGCTTTCGACCTCGCGTCGACCCTGCGCGGTCGTGATCTCGGTGTCGTGGACATCGTCATCGCCGACGTCCGGGTCGGCGGCAGCGACCTGCCGGAGATCCCCGGCGCGCGTCCCGCTCACGAGGTGGTGACGGCGCCGGCCGGCATTCAGGACATGCTCGCGCGTGTGCTGATCGCGGACGACCTCGACGCCGTGCGCGCCGTCGCCGACACTCTCGACGCGCAGCCCGCCGCGCCGCTGACGGTGGTCACGCGAGACGGCGAGGTCTTCACCGGACCGACGGTGCGTGCCGGCTCCGGTCAGGGGCGATCGCGCCTCGAGCTCGCCGCTGAACGCGACGGCGCCGCGGATCGACGAGCCGAGATCCTGGTCGTCGCCGACTCGCTGCGCGAGGCGCTCGGCGAACGATCCGCACAGCTCGATCGCGCCCGCGCCGAGACGAAGGCGAGCCTGTCCGCGCTCCGCGAGCACGACGCCGCGCTCGCGGCCCACGCCGAGCGCGTCAATCGCGCGACGGTGCGCCAGGAGTCGGCCTCTGCGGAGTGCGAGCGGCTCACAGCCGGACTTCGTCAGGCTCAGGCTGCCGTGGAAGAGGCCGAGGCGGCGGCCCGGTCCGCACAGGAGCAGCTGACCCACGCGCTGGAGCTTCCCCGGCCCATTCTCGACGTCTCCGCGCGCGACGGCCTTCTCCTCGCGCTCGAAGAGGCCCGCGACGCCGAGATGCGCGCGCGGCTCGACGTCGAGACGCTGCGCGAGCGCGTGCGAGCCGGTCAGGCACGGGTGCAGCAACTGGAGAGACAGCGTGAGCGCGAGCGAGCGGCCGCGGAGGAGGCCGCGCGGCGCGCCGTCATCCGCCGTGCGCAGCGCGAGACCGCGCAGGGGATCTCGGCCGCGCTGCCCGCGGTGCTCGACTCCGTCGACCGCTCGCTCAGCCAGGCGCGTGTCGAACTGGCCGCGGCCGAGTCCGCGCGCACGGCGCTGACGGCGGAGCTCGCCGACCTCCGCCGATCCGAAGCCTCGACGCGGGAGCGGCTCGCCGGGCTCACCGAGAGCGTGCACGGGCTGGAATTGACGATTCACGAGAAGAAGCTGCACGTGTCGAGCCTGCTGGAGCGGGTCTCGAACGAGTTGGGTCTCGGCGAAGACGTCCTGGTCGCGGAATACGGCCCGGATCAGCCCTTTCCTAGCGGCCTACACCTCTCATCGGGCAGTCTCGCCGCCACAGGCGAGCAATCTGACGGTACGACGGACGATGATATGCCGACGGTCGCATACGACCGGACGGCCCAACGGAAGCGGCTTCAGGAGGCCGAGCGCAAGCTGTCGCAGCTCGGCCGGGTGAACCCGCTGGCGCTCGAGGAGTTCGCCGCCCTCGAGCAGCGTCACAAGTTCCTCGTGGATCAGCTCGACGATCTGACGCGTACCCGAAAGGATCTCGCGACCATCATCGAGGAGCTCGACGAGCGGATGCGGGCCATCTTCCTCGAGGCGTTCGAGGACACGAAGGTCGCCTTCGGCGAGGTCTTCCCGATCCTCTTCCCCGGAGGAACCGGCAGCATCTCGCTCACCGACCCCGAGTCGCCGTTGACGACCGGGATCGAGGTCTCCGTGCGTCCGGTCGGCAAGAAGATCGAGCGGCTGTCGCTGCTGTCCGGGGGAGAGCGCTCACTCGCCGCCGTCGCGCTGCTGACGGCGATCTTCAAGGCGCGGCCGAGCCCCTTCTACATCCTCGACGAGGTCGAGGCTGCCCTCGACGACGCGAACCTCGGCCGGCTGCTCGGCGTGTTCGAACAGCTTCGCGAGAGCAGCCAGCTCATCGTCATCACGCACCAGAAGCGCACGTTGGAGATCGCCGATGCGCTCTACGGCGTCTCGATGCGGCAGGACGGCGTGTCCGCCGTCGTCGGCCAGCGCGTGCGCGACCGGGAGCGCGTCACCGCCTGATCCGTGGCGGGCTCCGGTCGCGGCGGGGCGACGCCCCTAGGCTGGGGGCATGGCAGAGAGTTCCTGGTCGCTCGGTCGCGCGCTGCGCGGCATGTTCGTGAAGCCGACGATCGACGAGACGACGTGGGACGACCTCGAGACGGCGCTGCTCACCGCCGACTTCGGTCCGGACATCACCGAGCGCATCGTCGACGAGCTGCGCGAGAAGGTCGATCGGTACCGCACCACCGATCCGAGAGACCTGCAGCGGATGCTGCGGGAGACGCTCGAGGAGCACTTCGCCCGGTTCGACACCACGCTGAAACTCACGGAGCGTCCGGCCGTCGTCCTCGTGGTCGGCGTCAACGGCGTGGGCAAGACCACCACGATCGGCAAGTTCGCCAAGTTCCTGCAGCGTTACGGACGCACCGTCGTCGTCGGGGCGGCCGACACCTTCCGGGCCGCCGCCGTCGAGCAGCTCGCCACGTGGGCCGAGCGCGGCGGCGCGACGATCGTGCGTCCCCAGCAGGAGGGTCAGGATCCCGCCTCGGTGGCGTTCCAGACGATCGACCATGCCAAGCAGACCGGCACGGAGATCGTGCTCATCGACACCGCCGGACGCCTGCACACCAAGGGTGGGCTCATGGATGAACTCACGAAGATCCGCCGGGTGGTCGAGAAGCAGGCGCCGATCAGCGAAGTGCTGCTCGTGCTCGATGCCACGACGGGACAGAACGGCGTGATGCAGGCGGAGGCGTTCCTGCAGCACGCCGGTGTGACCGGACTGGTCATCACCAAGCTCGACGGCTCCGCCAAGGGCGGTTTCATCCTCAACGTGCAGGAGCGCACCGGGATCCCGGTCAAGCTCCTCGGGCAGGGCGAGGGCATCGGCGACCTCACGGGGTTCACCCCGCACGTGTTCGCCGCGTCGCTCGTTGACTGATCCGGCGACACGACCCGCAGATCTATCGCCCGGGCGGGCGTGCTGGTTTCATGGAGGGATGGCGATCGAGCACGATTACTTCGGCCTTCTCGAGTCCGGCCCCGACGGGTCGCTCTTCTGGTCGGAGGTCGTCGAGCTCGGCGACCAGTCCGTGACCGTCGATCTCACCGCTCCCGATCAGGACGATGTCTCTCCCGCCGCTCTCGATGTCGCCGCGGCGCTCATCGCTGCGCTGGAGGCCGTCGACGCGAAGGCCCGGGGAGCGATGGTCTCCGAGCTCGGCGACCGCACCAGCGAGGTGATCGAGTACATCCTGCAGCAGCAGGAGTCGCTCGGCGACGACCTCGAGGACATGCTCGTCGACATCAGCGGCGACACCCACGTCGACATCATCCGGTCGTTGCAGATCATGAGCATGACCATCCTCGCGGATGAACTCGGCGGCAGCGATCCGTTCGCCGTGCTCGAGTACGCTCTGGATCCCGACGCGACGGACGATGTGCTGCTGGTGAACCTCGACTCCGACGGCGATGTCGTCTCGGTGACCAGCGCCGACTGACGACCGCGAGCCGCGGTAGATCGCCGGGCGCGTCAGACGGCCTGGGCGAAGCGGTCCGCGCCGGCTTCCTCGCCGATGTGCGCGAGGTGCCGGGGAAGGTCTCTTCCCATCGACCGCATGGACTGGGCCCACAGACGCCCCGCGCGGTAGGACGAGCGCACGAGCGGACCGGCCAGCACGCCGAGGAATCCGATCCGCTCCGCCTCCGTCTTGAACGCGACGAACTCCTCCGGCTTGACCCAGCGGGCGACCGGCAAATGCCGCGGGGACGGTCGCAGATACTGCGTGATGGTGATGATGTCCGTGCCCGCCTCGCGGAGGTCCCGAAGCGCCCGCGCGACCTCCTCCGGCTCCTCGCCCATGCCGAGAATGAGGTTGGACTTCGTGATGAGACCGGCTCGGTGTGCCCGCGTGAGCACGCCGAGCGACCGCTCGTAGCGGAAGGCCGGACGGATGCGCTTGAAGATGCGCGGCACCGTCTCGACGTTGTGGGCGAACACCTCGGGGCGGCTCGAGAAGACCTCGTCCAGTTGGCCGGGATCCCCGTTGAAGTCGGTGGCGAGGATCTCGACGCCGGTGCGCGGATTCCGCTCGTGGATGGCTCGAACCGTCTCCGCATGCAGCCACGCACCACCATCGGGCAGGTCGTCGCGGGCGACCCCCGTCACGGTCGCGTATCGCAGGTCCATCGCCGCGACGCTCTCGGCCACGCGCCGCGGTTCATCCGTGTCGTAGTCGGCGGGTTTGCCGGTGTCGATCTGGCAGAAGTCGCAGCGTCGCGTGCACTGGGAGCCGCCGATGAGGAAGGTCGCCTCGCGGTCTTCCCAGCACTCGTAGATGTTCGGGCACCCGGCCTCCTGGCAGACGGTGTGCAGCTCCTCGGTCTTCACGAGCGAGTGCAGTGCGGAGTACTCCGGTCCCATCTTCGCGCGCGTCTTGATCCACTCCGGCTTGCGCTCGATCGGCGTCTGCGCATTGCGTACCTCGAGCCGCAGCATCCTTCGCCCGTCGGGTCGGGTCGCGGCACTGTCGCCGCTCGTGGGTGCGCAGCCGGTCATGCCGCGACCTCCGCGTAGGTGCTCGTGAGGTGCCGGATGACGGTGGCGACGATGTCGCGCGGACGGGTCGCCACTCCGGAGGCTTCGCTCACCGTGGTGACGCCGGCGTCGGTGATCCCGCACGGGATGATGCCTTGGAACGGCGCGAGCGAGTTGTCGCAGTTGATCGCGAACCCGTGCATCGTCACTCCGCGCTCGACGCGCACGCCGATCGCGGCCACCTTGTCGTCGCCGAGGGGCCGCCGCACCCAGACCCCGCTCCGTCCGGTCACCTGGTGCCCTTCGACACCGTGCTCGGCCAGCGCGTCGATGAGGAGGCGCTCGAGACGTCGTACGTGGGCGACGACGTCGACGGGGTCGGGGAGGCGCACGATGGGATACCCGACGAGCTGACCGGGTCCGTGCCACGTGATCTTCCCGCCGCGGTCGACGTCGATGACCGGCGTGCCGTCGGTCGGACGCTCGTGTGCCGCGGTGCGAGTGCCCGCGGTGTAGACGGCCTCGTGCTCCAGCAGCAGCACGGTGTCCGGGCGCGTGCGATCGACGACATCGGCGTGCACGCGTCGCTGCAGCTCCCACGCGTGGCGATAGGGCACGAGGTCGGGGGCGAGGCCCAGGGTCAGGATGTCGGGCATCACGAACCTTCCTGGAATGTTGGAATGCGTCCAACAATACCCGTGCTGCGATCAGCGGGCGGCGACACGCGCGTGCATTGCGTCCGCGTCGATAGCGTGGACCCGTGGACAGTGGAGCGCGTGTCGGCCGACCCAAGGCGTCTTCGCGCGAGACGCTCGCCGAGGCGGCCTGCGAGCTCTTCCTCGAACAGGGCTTCGCGGCGACGTCGATCGTGGACATCACGCGGCGCGCGGGTGTGAGCCGGTCGAGCTTCTTCAACTACTTCGCCTCCAAGTCCGACATCCTGTGGAGCGGGTTCGACGAGCGGCTCGACGTGGTCGCGCGATCGCTGAGCGACGGCGTCGAGGTGGATGCCGCGCTCCGCTCCTTCGCCGAGGCGTTCGCGCCGGACAGTCTCGCGCTCGGGATCGTGAACGCGGCGATCATGGGCATCGAGAGCGATCTCGAGTCCGAACGCGCCCGCCGCCAGCTGCGGCTGAGCGGTCTGATCGCGGACCGGCTTCGCGCTCCGGCGGACGATTCCGCCGCCGCGGACATCGACGGGGCGGCGCGCGCGGCCGCCATCTTCAGCGCCGTATGGCGGTGGGCCGGGTCGGGCCCCGGAACGTCGTCTCTCCCTGACGAGGTGACGGCGGCGCTGGCGCTCGTGCTGCCGCGCTGACCCGCCGCGGACGCGTAGAATCGGGGGATCATGGCGACTTTCGGCACTCTCTCCGACCGGCTCACCGAGACCTTCCGCAACCTCCGCACCAAAGGGAAGCTCACTCCCGCGGACGTCGATGGCACCGTCCGCGAGATCCGTCGTGCGCTGCTCGACGCCGACGTGGCGCTGACGGTCGTCAAGGACTTCACCGCGAAAGTGCGTGAGCGCGCGCTGGGCGATGAGGTGAACCGGGCCCTGAACCCGGCGCAGCAGGTCGTTCAGATCGTCAACGAGGAGCTCGTGGCCATCC carries:
- the mutM gene encoding bifunctional DNA-formamidopyrimidine glycosylase/DNA-(apurinic or apyrimidinic site) lyase; translation: MPELPEVEVVRAGLAPAVSGARVTAVTVLDDRALTRHPGTAADFEARLTGRTMQAAARRGKFLWLPLLPEAPEESVGVVAHLGMSGQLLLRPAGSPPERHERIRLDVQHPEHGELAVVFADQRTFGSLAWDALVPTPDAAAGGAGWPAATVPTQVVHIARDPLDPAFAEADFRKALGRKGSAIKRVLLDQTVVSGIGNIYADESLWAARIHPETPASALATRAVRRLLSEVRAVLHKALAEGGTSFDAQYVNVNGQAGYFAHSLNVYGRTGQACPRCGHPVVRVSFTNRSSHFCARCQKRAS
- the rpmF gene encoding 50S ribosomal protein L32 — protein: MAGNPPKRKVSRSNTRSRRAQWKAEAPTLVKTVENGKTVYSRPHQAKVVTDSQGTELFLEYKGRKVADV
- a CDS encoding GNAT family N-acetyltransferase, whose product is MSDTTPEVVPFHGGSFRRVGIPRSPADPDAADFVATVAARNTVSREVSGTDDHTRTVAELLPHYRPDAYEIRHLWLVTDDDGRAIGRVGVDIPLEAGSTVAFWTIELIRASWGRGIGSAAHRLVESTAREHGRTVLQSWADHPDAPGERLAPPTGFGSIPLDHAARFYRRHGYTLEQIERCSAFDLTAAPDRVQSLLTAARAAASGYRVVPWMLPTPAERVAGYAWMKSRMSTDVPAAALTFDEEAWDAARVERHDALWLDGGHRVLVTAAEHIATGELCAFNELVRGSAPGSVTFQEDTLVLAAHRGHRLGMLVKCAGLLRWREIAPDSPRVLTYNAEENRPMLDINEALGFVPVLYDGAWKKTLT
- the coaD gene encoding pantetheine-phosphate adenylyltransferase, translating into MSSRVAVVPGSFDPPTLGHLDVIRRAAGLYDRLHVLVVHNPDKEAMLPIAQRLSLLEESIAEGDVDGDVVVAAWSVGLLVDYAVEVGAGVLVKGIRSQVDVAYETPMAIVNRHLAEIETVFLLPDPAHAMVSSSLVRQVSALGGDVSPFVPAPVARFLDTGARGI
- the ftsY gene encoding signal recognition particle-docking protein FtsY, which codes for MAESSWSLGRALRGMFVKPTIDETTWDDLETALLTADFGPDITERIVDELREKVDRYRTTDPRDLQRMLRETLEEHFARFDTTLKLTERPAVVLVVGVNGVGKTTTIGKFAKFLQRYGRTVVVGAADTFRAAAVEQLATWAERGGATIVRPQQEGQDPASVAFQTIDHAKQTGTEIVLIDTAGRLHTKGGLMDELTKIRRVVEKQAPISEVLLVLDATTGQNGVMQAEAFLQHAGVTGLVITKLDGSAKGGFILNVQERTGIPVKLLGQGEGIGDLTGFTPHVFAASLVD
- the smc gene encoding chromosome segregation protein SMC, which codes for MHLKSVTLKGFKSFAQPTTFELETGVTCIVGPNGSGKSNVVDALAWVMGEQGAKTLRGGKMEDVIFAGTATRGPLGRAEVQLTIDNGDGALPIEYAEVSIRRTLFRNGSSEYAINGESCRLLDVQELLSDSGLGREMHVIVGQGRLDAVLQASPEDRRGFIEEAAGILKHRRRKEKTLRKLEAMEANLTRLSDLAGELRRQLKPLGRQAEVAREAQSIAAIVRDAKARLLADDLVALRTELDAFARTEQERHTERGALQEQLDVVRGRIAHLEAEQRSEAVDEARRVAHGLERVQERLRSLYALAGQRLSLLAEPEQSDIVEGATVTQAAIDEARAEIDDIAAGLGDAQDAAESAGRDVIRARAELDALDVDIAEQSSLVSAHDMKITAMRGTAEAADSALTAVRTAVDRQQKALDAALTRRAEAEAELDEIDVGSAPQSAVDENTAAYERAQRTAGDLETEVSELRDRLHAAEREGEALSAQTAALSRALDVRNAASELLAEGAAGLVGLVGDAVQVTPGYEAAIAAVLGPLAEGVLAQDRGAAFDLASTLRGRDLGVVDIVIADVRVGGSDLPEIPGARPAHEVVTAPAGIQDMLARVLIADDLDAVRAVADTLDAQPAAPLTVVTRDGEVFTGPTVRAGSGQGRSRLELAAERDGAADRRAEILVVADSLREALGERSAQLDRARAETKASLSALREHDAALAAHAERVNRATVRQESASAECERLTAGLRQAQAAVEEAEAAARSAQEQLTHALELPRPILDVSARDGLLLALEEARDAEMRARLDVETLRERVRAGQARVQQLERQRERERAAAEEAARRAVIRRAQRETAQGISAALPAVLDSVDRSLSQARVELAAAESARTALTAELADLRRSEASTRERLAGLTESVHGLELTIHEKKLHVSSLLERVSNELGLGEDVLVAEYGPDQPFPSGLHLSSGSLAATGEQSDGTTDDDMPTVAYDRTAQRKRLQEAERKLSQLGRVNPLALEEFAALEQRHKFLVDQLDDLTRTRKDLATIIEELDERMRAIFLEAFEDTKVAFGEVFPILFPGGTGSISLTDPESPLTTGIEVSVRPVGKKIERLSLLSGGERSLAAVALLTAIFKARPSPFYILDEVEAALDDANLGRLLGVFEQLRESSQLIVITHQKRTLEIADALYGVSMRQDGVSAVVGQRVRDRERVTA
- the rnc gene encoding ribonuclease III, whose protein sequence is MAQRGTRATASDASLLDKLGVDIDPELLSLALTHRSWAYENGQGPHNERLEFLGDSVLGQAVTVRLYTRHPELDEGSLAKRRASVVSTVALAEVARGIRLGEHLRLGVGEDRTGGRDKDSILADTMEAVIGATYLSTGPDAATSLVLRLVEPLLADPERYGVAMDPKTGLQELAARLERPAPVYEVDSTGPDHDRVFTATVAVGDHSSVGVGTSKKQAEMAAALTAWHELSARA
- a CDS encoding YceD family protein: MREFEIEVTAPEKWGEGLVSVPQGEPITVDVRLESVHEGILVSADIDTDYRGVCGRCLTDVSEPVEVEFQELFAYPGSEQTDFEVHDDHVDLEPPVREAIVLSLPFQPVCQPDCPGLDPVTGERLTGRTVQEQPAPIDPRWAALQDYTTDHDDTSRP